The following DNA comes from Pseudomonas triticicola.
ACCCATCGGGCTCCAACGGTGACCTGGAGATCACCATTGTCGAAGCGGATGGTCGGCGCAAGGTAACCCGGCAGGCGTTCTCCGCCCTGCCGACGATGGTGCGTGAGGGGCAACTGAAGTACAGCCTGTCGAGCGGCAAGTTCAACAACAACAGCGAGGGCTATGACAAACCGGCTTTCCTTGGGGGCACTTTCGCCTACGGCTTGACCAGCAATCTGACGGGCATTGCCGGCATTCAGGCGAGCAACGGCTTCAAGGCGCTGTCCATCGGTGCGGCGAAGAACACCTCGATTGGCGCGATGTCCCTGGACGTTACGCAATCGTCCAGCAAGGCATTCGGCAAAACCACCCAGGGCAGCAGTGTCCGCGCGCTCTATGCAAAGACCTTCACCGGTACCGATACCAGCTTCACCCTCGCCGCCTATCGTTATTCGACCGAGGGTTACCGCACGCTGACCGACCATGTGCAGGACACCAGCGCCGGCGCTACGCGGCGCGCGGGCAATGCCAAAACCCGTACCGACCTCACGGTCAACCAGACCCTTGGCGAAGCGCGCCAGTTCGGCTCGCTGTATTTGAATGCCAGTGACCAGCGCTATTGGGATCGCGGTGGCTCGCGCAGCTTTTCCGCCGGCTACAACAACAATTGGCGCGACCTGAACTACAACATCAGCCTGAGCAAAACCCAGGAATTCGGCGCACGCGGTGACACCAGCAACGACACGCAATTAAGCGTTTCAATTTCGTTCCCGCTCGGATCGACACCACGCGCACCGCGTGCCTACGTCTCCAGTAACCATCAGAACGCCGGTACCAGCACGCAAGCCGGGATCAATGGTTATCTGACCGAGGACAGCGACACCTACTATTCCGTGCAGACCGGGCGCAGCGTCCAGGGCGAGCGCTCTGGCTCGCTCAGTTTGAGTACCCGTACGTCGATGGGCGATCTGGGCTTTGGCTACAACCGAGGCAGCGGCTATGAGTCGCAGAACCTGAGTGCGGCCGGATCGCTGGTGGCTCATGCCGGCGGCATCAATATGGGCCAGACCGTCGGTGAAACGTTCGGCCTGGTGGAAGTCCCCGGCATGTCGGGCGTCGAAGTCAGCAGCTATTCGGGTGTGAAAACCGGCCTGAACGGCTATGCGGTTCTGCCTAACGCGCAACCGTACCGCGTGAACTGGGTAACGCTGGACACGCGTAACCTGGGCGGTGAGATCGAGCTGGACAATGCCACCCAGCAACTGGTGCCAAGACGAGGTTCGGTGGTTCTTGCACGCTTCGAAGGCAGCAAAGGCAGACGCGTCCAGTTTGAACTGTACGATGCCAACGGCCAGCCGATTCCATTCGGCGCGGTGCTGTTGGATAGCGACGGCAAACAACTGGCATTGTCAGATCCGACGGGCAAGGCCCTGGCGCTGGTGACCAAAGATCACGGTGTCATCACCATCAAGTGGCAGGGCAAAAGCTGCCCCGTGCCATACAAGCTGCCGGAAAAGGTCGAAGGTTTGAACTACGAGCAATATCGGTTGGCCTGCTCTTCGAGCGCGAAGTAGACCGACCGCGAGTTTGTCACTCTACGCCCCCTCAGCCAGAACACAGCCCTGATGATTCAGGGCTTTTCAATGCGCACAGTTTGGACATTGCCGTCATCAATAACATCGGAGTTTGCAAAACAGCTGCAATGACCAGGCAATCACTCCCAAGGCGCCGGTGACCACGCTTCCACCAGCCTGTCGATAAACAGCCGAATCTTCGGCGACAGGTGTCGCTTGCTCGGATAAATCACCCGGATCGGCTCGGCAGCCTCGGCGTACTCTGCGAGCAACTGCACGAGCTTGCCACTGCGCAGGTCATCGTTGACCACATAGGATGGCAATGTCGCGATACCGAGGCCGGCCGCAGTCGCCTGATGCAAGGCTTCGGCGCTGTCCATTTGCAGCCGTCCGGCATGAATGACCGGCACAGGCTGACCATTGACGCGAAAATTCCACGGCAGCAATCGGCCGCCGCTGACGAAGTGCAGGCACGCATGCCCGGCGAGATCTTCGGGTGTCTGCGGTGCCGGATGTTCATTCAGATAATCGGGCGAGGCACAGGTGATCATTTGCTGGTAAGCCACCGTGCGCGTGAGTAGTCCGGAGTCTTCCTTGGGCGGACCGATGCGAATCGCCAGATCGAAACCCTCGTCGATCAGGTCGACGAGCCGATCGGAAAACGTCGCGTCGATGGCGAGCGACGGCCAGTCTCTCAAGCAGCGCTCGATGTGCTGCACAACGTGCAGCCGGCCCAGTGCTACCGGCAGGCTCATGCGCAAGCGGCCGCTGGGCGTCGAACGGCGGAACGCCAAAGCCTCTTCGACCTCGTCCAGATCCTGCAAGATGCCCACACATCGCTCATACAGCACCCGACCATCGTCGGTCAGGCTCAGGCTGCGGGTGGTGCGGTTGAGCAGGCGGACCTGCAAACGCGATTCAAGCCGCACGATCGATTTACCAACGGCCGAGCGGGTCAGCCCGAGTTGCCTGGCAGCCGCCGTAAAACTTCCGGTATCCACCGAGGCGACGAAGGCGGCGATGTCGTTCAGGTTATGCAGTTCCATGAGGCCTCCGGGTTTGGCATTCAAGCGGCTTGGCACCGGTTATGGGGAACCCTATTCCCCAATCATGAGCATAACATCTCGATTAGTTAAGCCATCACTAACGAGGTCATATGAACACTGAAGTAAAAGCAGCCGTGCAAACCTGGGCCAACAGCCTCAGCGATCTGGTGCCCGTGCTGAAGGGTATCGATACCACCACTAAGATGAGCGACATCCGCGATGCCTACGCAAAAATGCTCGGGCAGAATCAACCACCGGCTGGCGTGAGATTTGAAGCAGTCGACATGGGCGGCGTGCCCGCTACGCTGGTGACTCCGGATGAACTCAAGACCGACGCGGTGCTGATGTACATCCACGGCGGTGCCTACATCGTCGGTCGACCTGACGGCTACCACGGCATCGGCGGCAACTACGCAAAAATGCTCGGCGCGCGGGTGTACATGCCGGATTACCGCCTCGCACCCGAGCATCAGTTCCCCGCCTCCATCGATGACACTTTGCGCGCCTATGAGTGGTTGCTTGAGCAGAACATCGCCGCCAGCAAGATTGCCTTCGCAGGCGAGTCGGCGGGTGGCGCGATGGTGGTCAGCGTGATGGTCGCGGCAAAATCCAAAGGCTTGCCCTTGCCCGCAGTGGGTTCGTCCATCTCGCCATGGGCCAACCTCGAACACACCGGCGTCTCCATGAGCAATCGTGAAGGCCTTGATCCGCTGAACTCCAAGCCCGTGCTGGATATCCTCGCGCGAGCCTTTCTCGGCGGCACCTTGGCCAACCATCCGCTGGCGTCGCCGGTGTTCGCCGACGTCACCGGACTGCCACCGATTCTGGTACAGATCGGCGAAAACGAACTGATGCTCAGTGACGCCATGCGTCTGGCCAATCACCTGGCGGACAACCGCGTCCGGGTCAATCTCGAAGTGTGGCCCGGCATGTTTCACGCCTGGCATTTCTACGCAGGCATGCTGGCCGAGGGGCAGCAGGCGCTGGAGAGTTCGGTGCGGTTTATCGAGGCGGGGTTGATTGGGGCGGCTTGCTGATCAGACAGCATTCGCTGCTGATCGGCGACACTTCTGGCTGTATAGCTCGGCGCCTTGGCGGTATGGTGGTTTGCCGACCGCCGAGGAACCCTTAATGCCGAAAAAACCACCACCCCCTGACAGCAACCCCAGCGCAGCCGACATCGAACGCACCATTCTGGCCTTGAACAAAATGGCCGAACGCCTGTGGGGTGACGGGCGTGAAGCCGAGGCCAAGGCGTTGCTCGATGCGCTGGATGCGTTGAACCGCGCCCTCGACCGGATCCGCATTGGTGAAAGTCGCAGGGCCGTCACCCTGCACTGAATCAGACCTGATAAAACTCGCGATACCACTGCACGAACGCTTGCACGCCCTGCTCGATCGGCGCCTGCGGGCTGAAGTCGATGCAGCGTGCCAGCGCCGACACGTCGGCCCAGGTCTTCAGCACGTCGCCCTCCTGCATCGGCAGATACCGGCGCTGCGCCTTCATACCCAGTGCCTGCTCCAGGCATTCGACAAAGCTCATCAGCGCTACTGGACTGCCGCGACCGATATTGAGCAGGCGATTGGTGCCGCGCTCGGCGCTGAGTGCGGGCGGTTTGTCGAGCAAGCGCAAAATCGCTTCGACGATGTTGTCGACATAGGTGAAATCACGCGCCATCTCGCCCTGGTTGTAGAGGTCGATGGCGCGCCCGTGCAGCATGGCTTCGGTGAATTTGAACAACGCCATGTCCGGTCGACCCCACGGGCCGTACACGGTGAAAAAGCGCAGGCCGGTAGCCTGTAATCCGTAGAGATGGCAGTAGCTGTGCGCGAGCAATTCGTTGGCGCGTTTGCTCGCGGCGTATAACGAAACCGGCTGGTCGACCGGGTCATCTTCAGCAAACGGCATCTTGGTATTGGCGCCGTATACCGAACTGCTCGAGGCGTAGATCAAGTGCTCTGGAGGGTGACGACGGCACGCTTCCAGAACGTTGAGAAACCCGACCAGATTCGACTGCGCATAGGCATCAGGATTGTCCAGCGAGTAGCGCACTCCGGCCTGCGCAGCGAGGTGAATGACCTGTTTGTAGTGGCCATGTTCGAACAACGCGGTCAAAGCGCTCTGATCGACAATGTCCAGCCGCTGGAACGTGAAATTGGCCAGCGTCTGCAATCTCTGCAAACGCGCCTGTTTGAGTGTGACGTCGTAATAAGGATTGAGATTGTCGATACCCACAACCTCGAGCCCTTCGCGACATAAACGCATGACCGTGTGATAACCGATAAAACCTGCGGCACCCGTTACCAGAACACTCATGATTGCCTCGGCTCACCGGTTTGACTTCAAGGAATATGCAGCACGAACATTTACCTGCGAACGACCGTAACTATTCATAGACGACCTTAGTTGTCCGGGCCAGCAGCATCCGACGCGAGGCATCTAAAATCAAAACTTCTTACGAACCGAAAGATGTAAGATTGAAACTAATTTGCTATCACACGCGCTATTTAACCTGCGCGACTTCAACAACTTCGAAAAGTTTAAAAAACCCGACGAATAAAATTCACCATTGCCAATCAACGACTTACGTTAGATTGCCATCATCAGCGGATGAAAGGTAATGTTTTTGACTGTTAGCAATTGACAGCTTGCAAAGACTGGCCGATAACTAATCACTGCCCGACGAGCTCGCGCCGACGCGCACTTTTTTGCTCTCCGGCTATTTATGTAATTGGATCCTGAAGGTCGCAACTGCGAACCGTGCGGTAGCTTTGCTTAAACAAAAGCGCGGAGTCGTTATAGCCAAGACGGCCACGGATATAACAATAACCCAGCCAAGTTGATTCATTTTTGAAACACTTCTTCTGCCAATAAACATTGATGCATCTGGCTCGGCACTTTGCCTTGATCAGCCTACTACCTACTAGCAAGCATGACGGCTCGTCCCACGCTATCGGCCGCCCTGCTTAAACGATCGCTATGTATGGAGTACTCCAGCATGCTAACGGTTTGCCGCAACGGTTCTAACTGGTATTTATTGCAGTGCAAGCCCCGCCAGGATGAACGGGCACAACTCAATCTGCAGCAACAGAATTATTCAACCTTTCGGCCGCAGCTGATGAGCGAGCGAAGTATTCGTGGCAAACGCCAACGAACACTGGAATCGCTGTTCCCCGGCTACGTGTTCATTCAACTGAGCCGCGACGACAACTGGGCGCCGATTCGCTCGACCCGCGGTGTCAGCCGCATCGTCGAATTCAACCATGTGCCGGCCCGGGTCGATGAAGACGTGATCGCGCAATTGCGTGAACGCAGCCAGGAGTCGCTCGGTTTTCCTGCCGAACCGACACTCAAGCCCGGCGAACCTCTGCAAATCGTTCAGGGCCCACTGTCCCCGCTCGAAGGTGTGTTCCTGTCCATGCACGGCGATGAGCGCGTGATGATCCTGCTCAATTTCCTCAACCGCCAACAGCACGTCAGCGTCCCGCTGAGTTACCTCGAACGCCAGCGACAATAGTCCGGAGCCGCTTCGCCCTGACCCCGACCCCCTTAATCAGGAGCGTGATCCATGGCTCTGAAGCCTCGCTGTTCCCTGGTTTTAGTCGTCGCCTGCTGCACACCCGAAGCTGCCTGGAGCGTTGAGCCGCAAGCGATCAATGTCTACGGCTTCGATTTCACCCCGACTTTCGCCCTGTCGGAAAGCTACGACGACAACTTTCGTGAAGTCGAACACGACGTCGAGTCCACCATGGTCACCCGCCTGGCGCCGGCCTTCGAGCTCAAAGCAGAGGACCGCAACAGCGCCACGCGGGTGATCTGGGAGCCGACCCGCTACATCTATCACAGTGCCTCGGACGCTTCGAACACCGCCCAGCGTCTGCGCGCCGACAGCATCATGGAGTTCACCGACCGGCATCGGCTGAAACTCGAAGCCGAGGCGCGTAAATACGAGCGCACCACCTCGACCGCCGTCGACGGCATCAACGACAAGATCGAGAGCAAGCGCGTCGGCGGCGTCTACACCTTCGGTGCGCGCAGTGCGCTGAACCAGATCGACCTCGGCGCCAGCTACGCACAGCTGCGCTACGACAACTCCGATGGCATCAACGATGACAAGGAGCGCAACACCAGCAATCTGACCAGCACCTGGTATCACCGCCTCGGCAGCAAAAGCCGTGGCTTGCTCGAATACGACCACACCCGCTTCGACTACCTGCAATCGAACAGCCCGCGCAGCAGCCGCTCCGACGCAGTGCTGGCCGGTGCCGAGTGGGACATGACGGCGAAAACCACCGGCAAATTGCGCGTCGGTTACGAGCGCAAGAATTTCGACCAGAGTGGTTCCGACGACCTGAGCAACCCTACCTGGCAAGTGGATCTGGCGTGGAAACCGCGCACCTACTCGACTTTCACCTTTCTTGCCCGCCAGGCCATGGCCGAAGGCGACGATGGCTCCGACGCGGTGAAAGCCACCTTCACCCAGATCGGTTGGCGTCACGGCTGGACCGAACGCATCACCAGCGTTGCCGAAGTCGGCATGGGCCATTACGTCTACGAAGGCCAGGACCGTAGCGACGATTTGCAGGACTACAAACTCGGCGTGAATTACGCAATGCGCCGCTGGCTGGACGTCGAAGTCGCCTACCGCCACCGCGATAACGACTCCGATGCCGACAACGAAAGCTTCACCCGCAATGTTTTCCAGATCACGTTCGACGTCAGTCTGTAGGAGGGTTGGGCCATGCATACGCGCCTGATTTTATTGTTGTTGCTGCTCTGGACAGTGCCCACGGTCGAGGCGGCGGACAACGCCAATGATTACCGCCTGGCCGCCGGCGATGTCTTGCGCATCATCGTGTTCGGCGAGCCGGAACTGAGCTTCAAGAAGATCCGCCTCAACGATGCCGGCACCTTCTCCTACCCGTTTCTCGGCGAAATCGTCGCCAAGGGCCTGACGCCCAATCAGGTCGAACAGAAGATCGTCGACGGCCTCAAGCAAGGCTATCTGGTCGATCCGAAAGTCAGCCTCAGCCAGATCGAATACCGCCCGTTCTACATCAACGGCGAAGTGCAGAAGCCCGGCAGTTATCCGTTTCAGCCCGGCCTGACCCTGGAAAAAGCCATCGCCCTGGGTGGCGGCCTGACCGAACGCGCCTCAATGAAACGAGTGACGATTCTGCGCGGCAGTGGTGGCCCGCCGGTCACCGAGAACATCTCGCGCACCACCGTCATCGCCCCCGGCGACACCATTTCCATTGCACAAGGCTTTTTCTGATCATGGACAACAGCCCAAGCACCTACCTCGAACGTCCGCTCCAGGCCCACTCGCAAACGCAAGCGGGCGATGAGTCGGACACCCTTGATTTGCTGCACCTGTGGCGGGTGATCTGGTCGGCGAAGTGGAACATCGCCTGGCTGGTGCTGCTCAGTTGCGCGCTGGCCGTGGCGGCGCTGTCGTTTATCACGCCGCAGTACGTCGGCAGTGCGACGTTGCTGATCAAGGACAAGACGCCGCCGGTGTTGAGTTTCCAGCAAGCCGCCGAATCCGGCGGCGCCACCACCACTGATTACTTGCAGACTCAGCAGGCGTTGCTGCAATCGCGGGAACTGGCCGAGCGCGCCGTGCGCAAACTTGGCCTGACTACCAACCCGATCACCGATCCACGCCAGCAGGCGCAGAGCTGGTTCACCCCGCGCCAATGGCTGGCCGACCTCAATCGTGACCAGTGGCTGCCATGGCTGGACCTGTTGCCGCCGCCCAAACCGCCAGCGACCGAAGAACAGGTGTTCAACGACGTTACGCAAAACCTGATGCTGCACACCAGCGTCAAGTTTGTCGGCAAGAGTCAGTTGCTGGAAATCGACGTCGAACTGCCTGACCCGGCCCTCGCTGCGGCGGTGGCCAACGCCCTCGCCCAAGGCTTTATCGACAGCCAGCAAGACACCAGCCTCAAGTCTTCGCAAAACAACACCAGTTGGATGAACACCCGCCTGGTCGAGTTGCGCGACAACCTGCGCGTTGCCGAAAACAAGTTGCAGGCCTATCGCGAAGAACAGGGTCTGGTCGATGTCGACGGCGTCGCCACCATCAGTGCCAACGAACTGCAGATGACCGGTAACCGCATGATCGATGCGCGCCGCGACCGTGCTGAAGCGGAGAGCCAGTTCCGTCAGGCGCAAGCCTTGAGCAACGGCGACATCAGCCGTTTGTCCAGCGTGCCGGCAGTGTTGAGCAATCCGCTGATTCAGCAGTTCCAGGCTGATCTCGCCAAGGCTCAGGCCAAAGTCGAAGAGTTGTCGGGCCGCTACGGGCCGAAACACCCGGCGCTGATATCCGCCCGTTCCGAACAGCGCACCGCCGCCAACAGTCTGCGCCTGCAAGTGCAGCAAGTGGTTGCCGGTATCGAGCGCCAGTATCAACTGGCAGTAGCCAGCGAAGACGCGTTGCGCAAATCCTTCAACAGCAACAAGGCGCAGATTCAGGACATTTCGCGCAAGGAATTCCAGTTGCGCGAATTCCAGCGTGAAGTCGACAGCACCCGCGCGCTCTACGAAACCTTCGTCACCCGCCTCAAGGAAACCGCCGCCACCTCGGACATGGACTCAGCCAAGGCGCGCATCGTCGACCCGGCGATCGCGCCGCTGGAAGCGAGCAAACCGCGCAAGAATCTGATCCTCGCCATTGTCGCGCTGGTGGCTGCGGTCGTCGGCGTCGCCCTCGCCTTTCTCTTCGACACGCTGAGCAACACCTTCAAGACTGACGACACCGTCGAGAGCCTGCTCAATGTGCCGCTGCTCAGCGTCGTGCCGCTGGTGATGAAAAAGAGCCGGCGGCAGTTGGCGCGGCTGTTCGAGGACAACGACCACCCGCGCTTCTGCGAAACCATCCGTAACCTGCGCACCTGGCTGATGCTGCAAAGCAACGAACGCCCGGCGCAGGTGGTGCTGGTCACGTCTTCGGTGTCCGGCGAAGGCAAAAGCACCATCGCCAACAACCTCGCTTCATCGCTGGCGCCGCTGGAACGGGTGCTGCTGATCGATGCCGACATGCGTCAGCCGACGCTGTCGCTGAACTTCGATTTCCCGCCCCAGAGCCCCGGCCTCGCCAACCTCATGGCCGGTACAGCGCGGCTGGAAGACTGCATCCGCAGCGTCGGCAATCTCGACATGCTCCCAGCCGGCTGCCTGTCGCCATCGGCGCTGGACCCGTTCGAGGCACCGCGTTTGAAAGCCTCGAGCAGTTCGAGCAATGCCGTGGCCCCCGCGCAGGACTTGCTCAGTTCACCGCGCCTCGGTCGGCTGTTGCAGATTCTCAAGTCGCGCTACCGGCACATCATCATCGATTCGCCGCCGGCAGAAATCGTCAGCGACGCACTGTTGCTGGCCCAGCACTCCGACGCAGTGATCTACGTGGTCAAGGCGCAGAGCACGCCGGTCGGCCAGGTGCGCAAAAGCATCGCCGTGTTGCAGCAGAGCCAGGCGCCGGTATTCGGCGTGGTGCTCAATCAGGTCGATCTGCGCAAGGCGCGCAAGTACGGCCATGGCCATTCCCGTTCCTTCTACGACTACGACTTCGCCCCGCGCTGATCCTTCGGGCCGTGCCGCCCGGCAACAGCAAATCCTTCCCTGTTCGACGAATCGGAGATCGCGCCGATGACCTCGCAATATTCCGCGCAAATGGCACACCGTCGCGGCCTCACCTTCTGGGTGCAATGGCTGTGCGCAATGACCCTGGTCAACCTGTTGCTGATCGTGCTGGTGCACTGGCGCATCGGCGAGTTGCCCAGTGAGTACCGCTTGCTGATCATCCTCACCGTGCTTGGCTCAATGCCGGTCTACGGCCTGGTGCAGGTCTACCACAAGCGCCATGGTCTGCTGGTCGGACTGGGGCGGTTGCTGGCCGGCTGGCTGATTCTGCTCGGGCTGCTGATGAGCATCGCCTTCGTCACCCAGACCAGCGCGTTGTTCTCGCGGCAAGTGGTGATTGTCTGGGCCGTGGTCGGTTTTCTCGCCCAGGCGGCGACGTTTCTGCCGCTGCATCTGTTCGTGCGCATGTACACCAAAATGATTTGCAACGAGCGCCGCGCGGTAATCATCGGCACCTGCCCGACCGCCCATGAACTGGCGCGCAAACTGCTCGACCCGGATCGTGCGCTGCTGCTCGGTTTTGTCGCGGCGAAAGCCAACAGCGGCCCGGCGCCGAGCATCCTGCCGCTGCTCGGTGAGGTCGAGGACATTCGCGAAATCATCACCCGCTTGCAGGCGCGGCGCGTGTACATCGTGCTGCCGATGGCCGAGGCAGCGACCATCGAAGCGCTGTACATCAACCTCCTCGACATGAACGTCGACGTGGTGTGGATTCCGGATCTGGGCAGCATGGTCCTGCTCAATCATTCGATCTCCGAGATCGAGCGGATGCCGGCGATCTATCTCAACGAAAGCCTGCTCACCTCGCACCCCGGCAGCCTGTTCTGCAAGGACCTGTTCGAACGCAGCGTCGCCGCGGTGGCGCTGATTCTGCTCAGCCCGCTGCTGCTCGGCGTGGCCATCGCGGTCAAGCTGAGCTCGCCGGGGCCGGTGCTGTTCAAGCAGAACCGCCATGGCTGCGACGGCGAAGTGATCCGCGTGTGGAAATTCCGCTCGATGCGCGTGCACGACGATCAGCAAGTGCGTCAGGCCACCCGCGACGACGACCGCGTCACGCCGCTGGGGCGCTTTCTGCGACGCAGCTCGATCGATGAGCTGCCGCAACTGTTCAACGTGCTGTTCGGCCACATGGCGCTGGTCGGCCC
Coding sequences within:
- a CDS encoding fimbria/pilus outer membrane usher protein; translated protein: MAICGFAVGAEAPAAVASESFNTLFLEGSSAVDLQPLLNANSVLPGQYRVDVFSNGTLVGRRDIDFAANPVNGKVEPRITLELLQQLGVDMRKLREQGLVDEQHPADHYDLPAMIEQASLNFDANRLRLNISVPQVAMARGMRGYVDPELWDQGVAAGFINYQLSSTRSKTDYTTQISNNLGLRNGINFGAWRLRNESNLSSSTGRPNRFVSNRTFIQRDLTAIKGQLSAGEIFSDSDLFDSVRYQGVKIASDEGMRADSERGYAPIIRGVAETNAKIEVRQDNYILYTTNVPPGPFEISDIYPSGSNGDLEITIVEADGRRKVTRQAFSALPTMVREGQLKYSLSSGKFNNNSEGYDKPAFLGGTFAYGLTSNLTGIAGIQASNGFKALSIGAAKNTSIGAMSLDVTQSSSKAFGKTTQGSSVRALYAKTFTGTDTSFTLAAYRYSTEGYRTLTDHVQDTSAGATRRAGNAKTRTDLTVNQTLGEARQFGSLYLNASDQRYWDRGGSRSFSAGYNNNWRDLNYNISLSKTQEFGARGDTSNDTQLSVSISFPLGSTPRAPRAYVSSNHQNAGTSTQAGINGYLTEDSDTYYSVQTGRSVQGERSGSLSLSTRTSMGDLGFGYNRGSGYESQNLSAAGSLVAHAGGINMGQTVGETFGLVEVPGMSGVEVSSYSGVKTGLNGYAVLPNAQPYRVNWVTLDTRNLGGEIELDNATQQLVPRRGSVVLARFEGSKGRRVQFELYDANGQPIPFGAVLLDSDGKQLALSDPTGKALALVTKDHGVITIKWQGKSCPVPYKLPEKVEGLNYEQYRLACSSSAK
- a CDS encoding LysR family transcriptional regulator, coding for MELHNLNDIAAFVASVDTGSFTAAARQLGLTRSAVGKSIVRLESRLQVRLLNRTTRSLSLTDDGRVLYERCVGILQDLDEVEEALAFRRSTPSGRLRMSLPVALGRLHVVQHIERCLRDWPSLAIDATFSDRLVDLIDEGFDLAIRIGPPKEDSGLLTRTVAYQQMITCASPDYLNEHPAPQTPEDLAGHACLHFVSGGRLLPWNFRVNGQPVPVIHAGRLQMDSAEALHQATAAGLGIATLPSYVVNDDLRSGKLVQLLAEYAEAAEPIRVIYPSKRHLSPKIRLFIDRLVEAWSPAPWE
- a CDS encoding alpha/beta hydrolase gives rise to the protein MNTEVKAAVQTWANSLSDLVPVLKGIDTTTKMSDIRDAYAKMLGQNQPPAGVRFEAVDMGGVPATLVTPDELKTDAVLMYIHGGAYIVGRPDGYHGIGGNYAKMLGARVYMPDYRLAPEHQFPASIDDTLRAYEWLLEQNIAASKIAFAGESAGGAMVVSVMVAAKSKGLPLPAVGSSISPWANLEHTGVSMSNREGLDPLNSKPVLDILARAFLGGTLANHPLASPVFADVTGLPPILVQIGENELMLSDAMRLANHLADNRVRVNLEVWPGMFHAWHFYAGMLAEGQQALESSVRFIEAGLIGAAC
- a CDS encoding NAD-dependent epimerase yields the protein MSVLVTGAAGFIGYHTVMRLCREGLEVVGIDNLNPYYDVTLKQARLQRLQTLANFTFQRLDIVDQSALTALFEHGHYKQVIHLAAQAGVRYSLDNPDAYAQSNLVGFLNVLEACRRHPPEHLIYASSSSVYGANTKMPFAEDDPVDQPVSLYAASKRANELLAHSYCHLYGLQATGLRFFTVYGPWGRPDMALFKFTEAMLHGRAIDLYNQGEMARDFTYVDNIVEAILRLLDKPPALSAERGTNRLLNIGRGSPVALMSFVECLEQALGMKAQRRYLPMQEGDVLKTWADVSALARCIDFSPQAPIEQGVQAFVQWYREFYQV
- the rfaH gene encoding transcription/translation regulatory transformer protein RfaH, whose protein sequence is MLTVCRNGSNWYLLQCKPRQDERAQLNLQQQNYSTFRPQLMSERSIRGKRQRTLESLFPGYVFIQLSRDDNWAPIRSTRGVSRIVEFNHVPARVDEDVIAQLRERSQESLGFPAEPTLKPGEPLQIVQGPLSPLEGVFLSMHGDERVMILLNFLNRQQHVSVPLSYLERQRQ
- a CDS encoding outer membrane beta-barrel protein, coding for MALKPRCSLVLVVACCTPEAAWSVEPQAINVYGFDFTPTFALSESYDDNFREVEHDVESTMVTRLAPAFELKAEDRNSATRVIWEPTRYIYHSASDASNTAQRLRADSIMEFTDRHRLKLEAEARKYERTTSTAVDGINDKIESKRVGGVYTFGARSALNQIDLGASYAQLRYDNSDGINDDKERNTSNLTSTWYHRLGSKSRGLLEYDHTRFDYLQSNSPRSSRSDAVLAGAEWDMTAKTTGKLRVGYERKNFDQSGSDDLSNPTWQVDLAWKPRTYSTFTFLARQAMAEGDDGSDAVKATFTQIGWRHGWTERITSVAEVGMGHYVYEGQDRSDDLQDYKLGVNYAMRRWLDVEVAYRHRDNDSDADNESFTRNVFQITFDVSL
- a CDS encoding polysaccharide biosynthesis/export family protein, whose protein sequence is MHTRLILLLLLLWTVPTVEAADNANDYRLAAGDVLRIIVFGEPELSFKKIRLNDAGTFSYPFLGEIVAKGLTPNQVEQKIVDGLKQGYLVDPKVSLSQIEYRPFYINGEVQKPGSYPFQPGLTLEKAIALGGGLTERASMKRVTILRGSGGPPVTENISRTTVIAPGDTISIAQGFF
- a CDS encoding GumC family protein, which produces MDNSPSTYLERPLQAHSQTQAGDESDTLDLLHLWRVIWSAKWNIAWLVLLSCALAVAALSFITPQYVGSATLLIKDKTPPVLSFQQAAESGGATTTDYLQTQQALLQSRELAERAVRKLGLTTNPITDPRQQAQSWFTPRQWLADLNRDQWLPWLDLLPPPKPPATEEQVFNDVTQNLMLHTSVKFVGKSQLLEIDVELPDPALAAAVANALAQGFIDSQQDTSLKSSQNNTSWMNTRLVELRDNLRVAENKLQAYREEQGLVDVDGVATISANELQMTGNRMIDARRDRAEAESQFRQAQALSNGDISRLSSVPAVLSNPLIQQFQADLAKAQAKVEELSGRYGPKHPALISARSEQRTAANSLRLQVQQVVAGIERQYQLAVASEDALRKSFNSNKAQIQDISRKEFQLREFQREVDSTRALYETFVTRLKETAATSDMDSAKARIVDPAIAPLEASKPRKNLILAIVALVAAVVGVALAFLFDTLSNTFKTDDTVESLLNVPLLSVVPLVMKKSRRQLARLFEDNDHPRFCETIRNLRTWLMLQSNERPAQVVLVTSSVSGEGKSTIANNLASSLAPLERVLLIDADMRQPTLSLNFDFPPQSPGLANLMAGTARLEDCIRSVGNLDMLPAGCLSPSALDPFEAPRLKASSSSSNAVAPAQDLLSSPRLGRLLQILKSRYRHIIIDSPPAEIVSDALLLAQHSDAVIYVVKAQSTPVGQVRKSIAVLQQSQAPVFGVVLNQVDLRKARKYGHGHSRSFYDYDFAPR
- a CDS encoding undecaprenyl-phosphate glucose phosphotransferase, which translates into the protein MTSQYSAQMAHRRGLTFWVQWLCAMTLVNLLLIVLVHWRIGELPSEYRLLIILTVLGSMPVYGLVQVYHKRHGLLVGLGRLLAGWLILLGLLMSIAFVTQTSALFSRQVVIVWAVVGFLAQAATFLPLHLFVRMYTKMICNERRAVIIGTCPTAHELARKLLDPDRALLLGFVAAKANSGPAPSILPLLGEVEDIREIITRLQARRVYIVLPMAEAATIEALYINLLDMNVDVVWIPDLGSMVLLNHSISEIERMPAIYLNESLLTSHPGSLFCKDLFERSVAAVALILLSPLLLGVAIAVKLSSPGPVLFKQNRHGCDGEVIRVWKFRSMRVHDDQQVRQATRDDDRVTPLGRFLRRSSIDELPQLFNVLFGHMALVGPRPHAVTHNIYYTGKVRAYMARHRLKPGITGLAQITGHRGETETVEKMQRRVAQDLNYINQWSLWLDIKILLKTPFTLFSKNIY